Proteins encoded together in one Impatiens glandulifera chromosome 1, dImpGla2.1, whole genome shotgun sequence window:
- the LOC124919061 gene encoding carbonic anhydrase 2-like, with protein MAHSSLGLTPTTDLSRLSTPSKVFKSPMKLVAFEQNPSGSFNKSKKENISNLRLKSSKDSSGMFQKVSPSTQTNTVETKKESDVFNEMKHNFLTFKKDKYLENSEIYSKLAKGQEPKFMVIACGDSRVCPSNILGFQPGDAFVIRNVANLVPPSENGPTETNAALEFAVNALEVENILVVGHSCCGGIRALMSMQDEEEPSGFTKNWVVLGKDAKIRTKAVASNLDFDEQCQHCEKESVNRSLLNLLTYSWIEEKVIRGKLSIHGGYYDFVNCSFEKWTLDYQGSSFREPKGKYSFKNQELWS; from the exons ATGGCGCACTCCTCCCTTGGATTAACACCCACCACGGATCTCTCCAGACTCTCAACGCCATCCAAG GTTTTCAAATCCCCCATGAAATTAGTCGCATTCGAGCAGAACCCATCCGGATCTTTCAA TAAGTCAAAGAAGGAGAATATAAGTAATTTGAGATTGAAATCCTCCAAAGACTCCTCAGGCATGTTTCAGAAAGTGTCACCAAGTACACAGACGAACACAGTGGAAACTAAAAAGGAATCTGACGTCTTCAATGAAATGAAACATAACTTCTTGACTTTCAAAAAGGACAAGTACTT AGAAAATTCAGAAATCTATAGTAAACTTGCCAAAGGCCAGGAACCAAAG TTCATGGTGATTGCTTGTGGAGACTCTAGGGTTTGTCCATCAAACATCTTAGGATTTCAACCTGGAGATGCCTTTGTAATTCGTAATGTGGCAAATTTGGTGCCCCCATCTGAG AATGGTCCAACTGAAACAAATGCTGCACTTGAGTTTGCTGTCAATGCCTTGGAA GTTGAGAATATTCTTGTGGTTGGTCATAGTTGCTGTGGAGGCATTCGTGCTCTTATGAGTATGCAAGACGAAGAGGAACCAAG CGGATTTACCAAGAACTGGGTGGTGTTAGGAAAAGATGCCAAAATAAGGACCAAGGCTGTTGCCTCCAACCTAGACTTTGATGAGCAGTGTCAACACTGTGAAAAG GAATCAGTGAACCGTTCATTGTTGAACTTGCTGACATATTCATGGATAGAAGAGAAGGTGATAAGAGGAAAACTGTCAATCCATGGTGGTTATTATGATTTCGTGAATTGTTCATTTGAGAAATGGACACTTGACTATCAGGGCAGCAGCTTCAGAGAGCCGAAAGGTAAATACTCtttcaagaatcaagaattaTGGTCTTGA